Within Solirubrobacterales bacterium, the genomic segment GGCCATAGATCGTGCACGGGCGGATGATCGTCGTGAGTCGTTGGCGGTGGAGCGTCGCCCAGAGCTGGGCGATGCGGTCAGCCTCAGCGGCGTGGCGGGCATAGACGTACCGAGCGTGCCCGTGGACGGGCTGGGTCTCGTCGATCGGCACCGGGTTGTTTGGCCACGCGCCGTAGGCCATCGTCGCCGTGGTGACGTAGACCCGCTCGACGCCCAATGCCGACGCGGCGGAGAGAACGTTGAACGTGCCGTTCACGTTCACCTCGTACATCTCGGGCTCGTCGCGCGTGGGATCGAGTACGAACGCCATGTGAACCAGCACGTCCGGGCGCTCTTCGGCAATTGCCGTCGAGATCGCATCTCCATCGCGTACATCGACCTGGCGGAAGCTGGTGTTCGCCGGGCGGAACTGCGGAACGGCGATGTCAACGTTGACGACACTCTCGGTGGTCTTCAGCGCCGCGAGCTGCTCAATGACGCGCGAGCCAAGATACCCAGAACCACCCGTGATCAGATAGCGCAACCAATTCCCCTTGCCGGTGTTTTTATAAGTGTCGACAGCGCCGTAAAGGATT encodes:
- a CDS encoding NAD-dependent epimerase/dehydratase family protein; the protein is MRYLITGGSGYLGSRVIEQLAALKTTESVVNVDIAVPQFRPANTSFRQVDVRDGDAISTAIAEERPDVLVHMAFVLDPTRDEPEMYEVNVNGTFNVLSAASALGVERVYVTTATMAYGAWPNNPVPIDETQPVHGHARYVYARHAAEADRIAQLWATLHRQRLTTIIRPCTIYGPGADNHLVRMWESQAFFPDFGTGDQPTQFLHIDDAVSGIIGLIDSAHPGAFNLTPDGEITWHQCASIAGIEVRPVREESFTGLAGGMWRLKTPGVEIPPSFVDFFKYPYLATNARFKQAVPGWQPQHTSAQVFQAQLSSR